Proteins from one Flammeovirgaceae bacterium genomic window:
- a CDS encoding M1 family metallopeptidase, with the protein MIKYLTLLFIGAGLVAHAQTTPWQGKFEQLGQILPTPNEYRTGSGSPGPEYWQQQADYVINAELNDENQSITGAETITYHNNSPDVLTYLWLQLDQNLFDKESNTGKTKNTTIQDSITTKTIAGELDLYDFDGGYKIKSVKATNGSDLHYFVNATMMRVDLPKPLKRGEAYSFHIEWSYNINDRMKVGGRSGLEYFPEDKNYVYTIAQWFPRMCVYDDYVGWQNKQFLGRSEFATVFGNYKVKITVPADHIMAATGVLQNPTGVLTAEQVARYEKAKTSFDAPVVIATQQEAVQREKGRSKEKKTWEFHAENVRDFAFATSRKFIWDAQAVKIGYRAPLAMSFYPKEGNPLWERESTKAVKNTITTYSKHTIDFPYPVAISVHAASIGMEYPMICFNFGRPNKDGTYSENTKWRMIGVIVHEVGHNFFPMIINNDERQTTWMDEGVNSFVQYLTQVENYPDMPKRRGHPEGIIPYMKGDKSTMRPLMTSGEQVVQIGDEQYNKAATALNILRETIMGPELFDHAFKEYAQRWAFKHPKPADFFRTMEDASAVDLDWFWRGWFYTTDNVDLSVDQVRWFRLREDDRQLENKPKNTKTGDLATGSNPGGGTGFANGPEPFSLIETDGRLYGEFLSRIDDKAVIDKMKGKNFYEVTLSNRGGLVMPVIIQWTYTDGTQEIERLPAEIWRTNEQKVTKVFVKDKEVSNVVIDPLKETADIDTRNNMFPKVGQPSKFDQFRKN; encoded by the coding sequence ATGATCAAATACCTCACATTGCTTTTCATTGGCGCAGGGCTGGTGGCCCATGCGCAAACAACGCCCTGGCAGGGCAAATTTGAACAACTGGGCCAAATCCTGCCCACGCCCAACGAATACCGCACCGGCTCGGGGTCCCCGGGGCCGGAATACTGGCAACAGCAGGCCGATTATGTCATCAATGCCGAACTGAACGATGAAAACCAAAGCATCACCGGGGCCGAAACCATCACCTACCACAACAATTCGCCAGACGTGCTCACCTACCTGTGGCTGCAACTGGACCAAAACCTGTTTGACAAAGAAAGCAACACGGGAAAAACCAAAAACACAACCATCCAGGACAGCATCACCACCAAAACGATAGCCGGGGAGCTGGACCTATACGACTTTGATGGCGGGTATAAAATCAAATCGGTAAAAGCCACCAACGGCAGCGACCTTCACTATTTTGTAAACGCCACCATGATGCGCGTGGACTTGCCCAAGCCGCTGAAAAGGGGCGAGGCCTATTCTTTCCATATCGAATGGTCCTACAACATCAACGATCGCATGAAGGTGGGCGGCCGTAGCGGCCTTGAATATTTCCCCGAGGACAAAAACTACGTCTACACCATTGCACAGTGGTTTCCGCGCATGTGCGTATATGACGATTATGTGGGATGGCAAAACAAGCAGTTTTTGGGGAGAAGCGAGTTTGCCACTGTATTTGGAAACTATAAAGTAAAAATCACTGTCCCTGCGGACCACATCATGGCCGCCACCGGGGTGCTTCAAAACCCTACAGGCGTATTGACGGCCGAGCAGGTGGCCCGATATGAAAAAGCCAAAACCTCGTTTGATGCCCCCGTGGTCATTGCCACGCAGCAAGAGGCCGTCCAAAGGGAAAAAGGCAGGTCCAAGGAAAAGAAAACGTGGGAATTCCATGCCGAGAACGTCCGTGACTTTGCATTTGCCACTTCGCGGAAATTCATCTGGGACGCGCAGGCGGTAAAAATCGGCTACCGTGCCCCGTTGGCCATGTCGTTTTACCCCAAGGAAGGAAACCCCCTGTGGGAACGTGAATCCACCAAAGCGGTAAAGAACACCATCACCACCTATTCAAAGCATACCATTGACTTTCCCTACCCTGTTGCCATCTCGGTGCATGCCGCCAGCATTGGCATGGAATACCCTATGATCTGCTTCAATTTCGGCAGGCCCAACAAAGATGGGACATACAGTGAAAACACCAAGTGGAGGATGATAGGCGTGATCGTGCACGAGGTAGGCCATAACTTTTTCCCTATGATCATCAACAATGACGAACGCCAGACCACCTGGATGGACGAAGGGGTAAATTCATTTGTGCAATACCTTACCCAGGTTGAAAATTACCCGGACATGCCCAAGCGCAGGGGCCACCCCGAAGGCATCATCCCCTATATGAAAGGCGACAAAAGCACCATGCGGCCTTTGATGACCAGTGGTGAGCAGGTGGTGCAAATAGGGGACGAACAATACAACAAAGCCGCCACGGCACTGAACATATTGCGCGAGACCATAATGGGCCCCGAGCTTTTTGACCACGCCTTTAAGGAATATGCCCAGCGCTGGGCCTTCAAGCACCCCAAGCCCGCTGACTTTTTCAGGACGATGGAAGACGCCTCTGCCGTTGACCTGGATTGGTTCTGGAGGGGCTGGTTTTACACGACCGACAACGTGGACCTTTCCGTGGACCAGGTACGCTGGTTCCGGTTGCGGGAAGATGACCGGCAGTTGGAAAACAAACCCAAAAACACCAAAACGGGCGACCTGGCCACCGGTAGCAACCCCGGAGGGGGCACCGGGTTTGCCAACGGGCCCGAGCCTTTCAGCCTGATCGAAACCGATGGCCGCCTGTACGGTGAATTCCTTAGCCGCATTGACGACAAGGCCGTGATCGACAAAATGAAAGGAAAGAATTTTTACGAAGTGACCCTCAGCAACCGGGGGGGGCTGGTCATGCCGGTGATCATTCAATGGACTTACACGGATGGCACCCAGGAAATAGAACGCCTGCCCGCAGAAATCTGGAGGACCAATGAACAAAAGGTGACAAAAGTATTTGTCAAGGACAAGGAAGTGTCCAATGTCGTTATTGATCCCCTGAAAGAAACAGCGGACATAGATACCCGTAACAATATGTTCCCGAAAGTAGGCCAACCATCAAAGTTTGACCAGTTCAGGAAAAATTAA